Proteins from a single region of Carassius gibelio isolate Cgi1373 ecotype wild population from Czech Republic chromosome B15, carGib1.2-hapl.c, whole genome shotgun sequence:
- the LOC127972473 gene encoding DNA-directed RNA polymerase I subunit RPA34, whose translation MSDSEEEACERLTEKQSVSKYQCPADFVSMPYDSSASVLQDEDGEKELWIIKAPARFDPKCFENLQVPLSGLEMVQSSGATSQIYSVLSSRTPPSDLHLLISKGKHQKPVLCSSGFSGILKISESYGNCGENQCPVPIPAAPAPSIPAGLKQRFQPFGSSFEPHMQDEATVVSPTVPKRTSQEPIEGEDRKKKKKKKKDKRQEDSEAVFIKEEQAQIDCDQLEFSELKEEESTTEERRRKKKKTKKEKERHSEDMVDASLISKTEPLDPSYDDYIDTPGKTKKKKKKSSRHE comes from the exons ATGTCGGACAGTGAAGAAGAAGCTTGTGAACGCCTGACAGAAAAGCAGAGTG tttCAAAGTACCAGTGTCCGGCCGACTTTGTGTCCATGCCGTATGATTCCTCTGCAAGTGTCTTACAGGACGAAGATGGAGAGAAGGAATTATGGATCATCAAAGCTCCAGCTCGCTTCGATCCTAAATG CTTTGAAAACCTCCAAGTTCCCTTATCAGGACTGGAAATGGTCCAGTCTTCTGGCGCGACCTCTCAGATCTACAGCGTCCTCAGCAGCAGAACGCCACCATCAGATCTCCATCTGCTCATTTCCAAAGGGAAACATCAGAAGCCTGTCCTCTGTTCCTCCGGCTTCAGTGGAATCCTCAAGATCTCAGAGAGTTATGGAAACTGCGGTGAGAACCAATGTCCCGTTCCCATCCCTGCCGCTCCAGCTCCATCCATCCCAGCTGGTCTCAAGCAACGGTTTCAGCCTTTTGGGAGTTCCTTTGAGCCTCACATGCAGGATGAAGCCACCGTAGTCTCTCCAACTGTTCCCAAGAGAACCAGTCAGGAACCGATCGAGGGCGAGGAtcggaaaaagaagaaaaagaaaaagaaagacaagaGGCAAGAGGACAGTGAAGCAGTTTTTATCAAAGAAGAACAGGCACAAATTGACTGTGATCAGTTAGAATTCTCTGAACTTAAGGAGGAAGAGTCGACGACGGAGgaaaggaggaggaagaagaaaaagacgAAGAAAGAGAAGGAAAGACATAGTGAAGACATGGTTGATGCAAGTTTAATATCTAAAACGGAGCCACTGGATCCTTCATACGATGATTACATTGACACACCAGGGAAaacgaaaaagaagaaaaagaaaagtagtCGACATGAGTAG